A single Trichocoleus desertorum ATA4-8-CV12 DNA region contains:
- a CDS encoding DMT family transporter, whose amino-acid sequence MTVLTGAAAALLASFFWALGSILAQNPVRHLGILRFTHVQLVSSFAVLACIVSLSVGWGNIGSNHLANILFASAIGVVLGNFSFAYCIRVLGPRLTHLIMMTASPIAVVLDFIVFKKLPLVRQIEGGLIIMIGIAIAIAYGESSKKIHEPQKNKQRIIGFGVGLVAASSQVCGLLALKPLLQEGVAPLAVTAVRTGGGALLVSLIFVLMASKLKDAYDVNHKVIVSAITPGIMGYCVAVSLQLYALRNLGAGAAILLGSTAPIMVVPLLWIHSRQRQAVGAWIGAGVAISGIAWAII is encoded by the coding sequence ATGACCGTATTAACGGGGGCAGCGGCTGCACTGCTTGCTTCATTTTTTTGGGCACTAGGCTCCATACTGGCTCAAAATCCAGTGAGACACTTAGGAATTCTGCGGTTTACTCACGTACAGTTGGTTAGCTCGTTTGCAGTTCTCGCTTGTATTGTGTCATTGTCCGTGGGGTGGGGGAATATAGGATCTAATCATCTCGCAAACATTCTATTTGCCAGTGCGATCGGTGTTGTGCTAGGAAATTTTTCATTCGCATATTGCATTAGGGTTCTTGGTCCGAGATTGACTCATCTAATAATGATGACTGCCTCGCCGATCGCAGTAGTGCTAGATTTTATTGTTTTTAAAAAACTTCCTCTAGTCAGGCAGATTGAAGGAGGTTTGATTATCATGATCGGCATAGCAATCGCCATTGCTTATGGAGAGAGTTCAAAAAAAATACATGAACCGCAAAAAAATAAACAGCGAATAATTGGCTTCGGCGTTGGACTTGTTGCCGCTAGTTCTCAGGTTTGTGGTTTATTAGCGCTAAAGCCGCTTTTGCAAGAGGGAGTAGCTCCCTTGGCTGTGACTGCTGTAAGGACCGGGGGTGGGGCCCTATTGGTTTCTTTAATATTTGTTCTAATGGCCTCTAAGCTAAAAGATGCATATGATGTAAATCACAAGGTGATTGTTTCTGCAATTACCCCTGGCATCATGGGTTATTGCGTTGCAGTTTCTTTGCAACTTTACGCTCTCAGAAATCTTGGAGCTGGCGCGGCAATTCTTCTTGGATCAACCGCCCCCATTATGGTAGTGCCGCTGCTATGGATTCATAGTAGGCAAAGGCAAGCTGTCGGAGCATGGATTGGCGCGGGAGTAGCTATATCTGGTATCGCATGGGCAATAATTTAG
- a CDS encoding fumarylacetoacetate hydrolase family protein: MTNYLWNPPPVYSLPIRDGVERIPINRLFFVGRNYHAHAIEMGRPVDKNVERIFYFTKSPQTLVESGASVTYPPETRNFHFEMELVVVIGKSGFRVSVERANDLIYGYAAGLDMTRRDLQLDAREKGRPWDLGKDVEQSSVCSEVVPMNGVVIDKGRIELAVNGVTRQKSNIDRLIWGIREIISDLSLYYHLQPGDLIYTGTPEGVGAVLPGDVITGHVEGVGGVDLTISAFE; the protein is encoded by the coding sequence ATGACAAATTATCTGTGGAATCCTCCGCCTGTCTACTCACTGCCAATTCGAGATGGCGTAGAGCGTATTCCCATTAACAGACTATTTTTCGTTGGCAGAAACTATCATGCTCATGCTATCGAAATGGGAAGGCCGGTGGATAAGAATGTGGAGAGGATTTTCTATTTCACAAAATCACCACAAACGCTTGTTGAAAGTGGTGCCAGTGTTACCTATCCACCAGAAACTAGAAATTTTCACTTCGAGATGGAGCTAGTGGTTGTTATTGGTAAGTCAGGCTTTCGGGTTTCCGTAGAGAGAGCGAATGATCTGATCTATGGTTACGCCGCTGGACTTGATATGACTCGCCGCGATCTACAGTTGGATGCGCGTGAAAAAGGGCGCCCATGGGATCTTGGGAAGGATGTGGAGCAGTCGTCCGTCTGCTCAGAGGTCGTCCCGATGAACGGAGTGGTTATTGACAAGGGTCGGATTGAATTAGCCGTCAATGGAGTAACCAGGCAAAAATCAAACATTGATAGACTGATATGGGGCATCCGCGAAATTATTTCTGACCTTTCTCTTTATTACCACCTCCAACCTGGTGATCTGATCTATACCGGTACACCTGAAGGTGTTGGGGCAGTGCTGCCCGGTGATGTGATTACCGGCCATGTTGAGGGGGTGGGTGGCGTAGATTTGACTATAAGTGCATTTGAGTAA
- the maiA gene encoding maleylacetoacetate isomerase, translating to MKLYSFFRSSTSHRLRIALNLKRIPVEYVAIDLRKEEHLEERFKLINPQALVPVLALESNETLIQSPSIIEWLEEEYPAPPLLPQDPIMRAKVRALTAIVGCDIHPLNNRRILEYLRQHLGADESSVQAWCEKWIIQGFDAIESLLAEEGTSGPFCFGDTLTLADVYLIPQIESARRFKISIDRWPLISAIDRYCAEIEEFRSATPKMQPDFG from the coding sequence ATGAAGTTATATAGCTTTTTCCGCAGCAGCACCTCTCATCGCCTGCGAATCGCGTTAAACCTGAAACGTATTCCTGTCGAATACGTTGCGATTGATCTGCGGAAAGAAGAGCATTTGGAGGAGCGATTTAAATTAATAAATCCTCAGGCATTGGTTCCGGTGCTAGCATTGGAAAGTAATGAAACATTAATTCAATCGCCTTCTATTATCGAGTGGCTGGAAGAAGAGTATCCAGCGCCTCCACTTTTGCCTCAAGATCCAATCATGCGAGCAAAAGTGAGAGCTTTGACTGCTATCGTAGGTTGTGATATTCACCCTCTCAATAACCGCCGGATTCTTGAGTATTTGCGTCAACATCTGGGGGCTGACGAAAGTTCTGTGCAAGCTTGGTGTGAAAAGTGGATCATCCAGGGTTTCGATGCAATAGAATCGCTTCTTGCCGAAGAAGGGACGAGTGGCCCATTCTGCTTTGGCGATACTCTTACACTAGCAGATGTTTATCTAATTCCACAAATTGAGAGTGCTCGGCGCTTCAAAATAAGTATCGACAGATGGCCATTGATTTCTGCCATCGATCGTTATTGTGCGGAGATTGAGGAGTTTCGTAGCGCTACGCCAAAAATGCAACCGGATTTTGGGTGA
- a CDS encoding LysR family transcriptional regulator produces MDQLRAIRTFLEVVDRGGFAGAARSLELSPSVVTRLVSELEHHLGTRLLNRTTRSVVLTKAGQAYADETRQLLHALCDADAAARESTALPRGRLKIQVPPSFAVHQLAKVLPEFRSKYPKITLEIQAMGAVDSVNDGCDLSIIVAQGDKIDGDFVANPLARTEILLCASPLYINNSKKILHPQDLSAHEVLVPPIAAIRRSVKFITTDAISETSAAVFFQPKEPAVSSLHLDAMYATALAGMGIVGLPSFMADDALRSGALIRVLHKWHVATLSVWVGVPSRRHLPIATRAFRDFLVEKFGTNPREDPWLALGGENSSPSSLSKNYQSVKLAVIPS; encoded by the coding sequence ATGGATCAGCTTAGAGCTATTCGTACGTTCCTAGAAGTTGTAGACCGCGGTGGATTCGCTGGCGCAGCAAGATCTTTGGAACTTTCACCATCCGTAGTTACGCGATTAGTGTCCGAGCTTGAGCACCATCTCGGCACCCGTCTTCTCAATAGGACCACGCGTAGCGTAGTCCTCACGAAAGCTGGGCAAGCATATGCAGATGAGACGCGCCAACTGTTGCATGCCCTTTGCGATGCTGATGCAGCAGCCCGGGAATCGACTGCGCTCCCGCGAGGGCGTTTAAAAATTCAAGTGCCCCCATCATTTGCGGTTCATCAGTTGGCGAAAGTTTTGCCGGAATTCCGAAGTAAATATCCAAAAATTACTCTCGAGATTCAAGCGATGGGAGCAGTCGATTCAGTTAATGATGGTTGCGATTTGTCAATAATTGTCGCACAGGGAGACAAAATCGACGGAGACTTTGTCGCCAACCCTCTCGCCAGAACTGAAATTTTGCTATGTGCATCCCCCCTCTATATTAATAATTCTAAAAAAATCCTTCATCCTCAGGATTTATCCGCTCATGAAGTACTTGTGCCGCCTATAGCGGCAATACGTCGAAGCGTCAAATTTATTACTACTGATGCAATCAGCGAGACGAGCGCTGCAGTTTTCTTTCAGCCCAAAGAGCCCGCAGTTTCGAGTTTGCATCTCGACGCCATGTATGCAACCGCCCTAGCTGGTATGGGCATTGTAGGTCTTCCTTCATTTATGGCGGACGACGCCTTACGCAGTGGGGCATTAATCAGAGTTCTCCATAAATGGCATGTGGCTACGCTTTCCGTATGGGTTGGTGTTCCCTCACGGCGTCATCTACCGATCGCAACGAGAGCATTCCGTGATTTTCTAGTTGAGAAGTTCGGCACTAATCCTAGAGAGGATCCTTGGCTCGCTTTGGGTGGTGAGAATTCTTCCCCCAGCTCTTTATCTAAAAATTACCAGTCAGTAAAGTTGGCCGTCATACCTTCATAA
- a CDS encoding PLP-dependent aspartate aminotransferase family protein, which translates to MKSDHKYSGQSFDHVDTSLAHLGRQSAKMTNSVNAPLVRASTTIFPSLSEFKNSYRGLVFESPRYGRSGTQTNFELQHAMATLCNAETCIATGSGLSAIAAVLGAHARLGGHILVQESAYGPTQAYCKNVLEPFDCQVETFESSESLEQKIKPQTSLIFIEVPSSLTMRVIDVASVCRVASIHGIPVACDSTWGTPIFFDAHALGIDISIHAATKYINGHSDVLLGLITGSYDALRSTRSWCDTSGVHAAPDSCWLALRGMRTLALRMNKHHNSAIQVATWLEKHPHIRKVFFPALPSNEGHALWIKQFSGAPGPFTVELQPCSERAFETFMDSLRLFGIGTSWGGFESLVMPAIAHNLRGQHIQPDDGRLVRFHIGLEDPNDLCVDISNALNALSAQH; encoded by the coding sequence ATGAAATCGGATCATAAATATTCAGGTCAAAGCTTCGACCATGTGGACACGTCACTTGCACATCTCGGTCGCCAGTCTGCGAAAATGACGAATTCGGTCAACGCTCCGTTAGTGCGAGCTTCAACGACCATTTTCCCCAGTTTGAGTGAGTTCAAAAATTCGTATAGGGGCCTAGTATTTGAGTCTCCCCGCTATGGACGTTCTGGTACGCAGACCAATTTCGAACTGCAGCACGCAATGGCGACGCTATGCAATGCGGAAACTTGTATTGCTACCGGGTCGGGCCTTAGTGCTATTGCCGCTGTATTGGGGGCGCATGCGCGCCTGGGTGGACACATTCTGGTCCAAGAGTCGGCATATGGTCCGACGCAGGCATATTGCAAAAATGTACTCGAACCTTTTGACTGCCAGGTTGAGACATTTGAGTCATCGGAGAGTCTTGAGCAAAAGATTAAACCTCAGACTTCATTGATTTTTATTGAAGTACCTTCTTCATTAACAATGAGGGTAATTGATGTAGCATCCGTCTGTCGTGTTGCAAGTATTCATGGCATTCCCGTTGCATGTGACTCCACTTGGGGCACTCCAATTTTTTTCGATGCCCATGCCTTGGGCATTGACATCTCTATTCACGCTGCGACTAAATACATCAATGGCCACTCAGATGTACTTCTAGGACTTATAACTGGCTCATATGATGCACTTAGATCAACACGAAGCTGGTGCGATACATCTGGGGTTCATGCTGCCCCGGACTCATGCTGGCTTGCCCTAAGAGGAATGAGAACACTTGCCCTGAGAATGAATAAACATCATAACTCAGCGATACAGGTGGCCACTTGGCTCGAAAAGCATCCTCATATCCGTAAAGTGTTTTTTCCCGCGCTACCTTCTAATGAAGGACATGCGCTATGGATAAAACAGTTCTCGGGTGCGCCAGGGCCATTTACAGTTGAGCTCCAGCCATGCAGTGAGAGAGCCTTTGAAACGTTTATGGATTCTTTGCGGTTGTTCGGTATCGGGACTAGCTGGGGGGGATTCGAGAGCTTAGTAATGCCCGCAATCGCTCATAATCTACGCGGTCAACACATTCAACCTGATGATGGAAGGCTTGTTCGCTTTCACATCGGACTTGAAGATCCGAATGATCTGTGTGTCGATATTTCCAATGCATTAAATGCTTTATCGGCTCAGCACTAA